The proteins below come from a single Vicugna pacos chromosome 13, VicPac4, whole genome shotgun sequence genomic window:
- the RPF1 gene encoding ribosome production factor 1 isoform X2 — translation MAKTGEKSGGSGKKGLKRKAAPEEPQEAAVVEDGTTESGVQPPKAAAFPPGFSISEIKNKQRRHLMFTRWKQQQRKEKLAAKKKLKKEREALGDKAPPKPIPKTIDNQRVFDETIVDPNDEEVAYDEATDEFASYFNRQTSPKILITTSDRPHGRTVRLCEQLSTVIPNSHVYYRRGLALKKIIPQCISRDFTDLIVINEDRKTPNGLILSHLPNGPTAHFKMSSVRLRKEIKRRGKDPTEHIPEIILNNFTTRLGHSVGRMFASLFPHNPQFIGRQVATFHNQRDYIFFRFHRYIFKSEKKVGIQELGPRFTLKLRSLQKGTFDSKYGEYEWVHKPREMDTSRRKFHL, via the exons ATGGCGAAAACCGGGGAGAAGAGCGGCGGCAGCGGAAAGAAAGGCCTGAAACGCaaagccgctcctgaagaaccccAAGAGGCTGCAGTCGTTGAGGATGGGACGACGGAAAGCGGGGTCCAACCCCCGAAAGCGGCTGCCTTTCCCCCAGGCTTCAGCATTTCGGAGATTAAGAACAAACAGCGGCGACACTTAATGTTCACGCGGTGGAAACAGCAGCAGCGGAAG gAGAAGTTGGCAGCTAAGAAAAAActtaagaaagagagagaggctcTTGGTGATaag gcTCCACCAAAGCCTATACCCAAGACTATTGACAACCAGCGAGTGTTTGATGAAACCATAGTGGACCCTAATGACGAAGAG GTTGCTTACGATGAAGCTACAGATGAATTTGCTTCTTACTTCAACAGACAGACTTCTCCCAAGATTCTCATCACTACGTCAGATAGACCTCATGGG AGAACAGTACGACTCTGTGAACAGCTCTCCACAGTTATACCAAACTCACATGTTTATTACAGAAGAGGACTGGCtctgaaaaaaattattccaCAGTGCATCTCAAGAGATTTCACCGACCTGATCGTTATTAACGAAGATCGTAAAACGCcaa ATGGATTGATTCTGAGTCATTTGCCAAATGGCCCAACTGCTCATTTTAAGATGAGCAGTGTTCGTCTGCGTAAAGAAATTAAG AGAAGAGGCAAGGACCCCACAGAGCACATACCTGAAATAATTCTGAACAATTTTACAACACGGCTGGGTCATTCTGTTGGACGTATGTTTGCATCTCTCTTTCCCCATAATCCTCAATTTATTGGAAGGCAGGTCGCCACTTTCCACAATCAACGGGATTATATCTTCTTCagatttcacag aTACATATTCAAGAGTGAAAAGAAAGTGGGAATTCAGGAACTTGGACCACGTTTTACCTTAAAATTAAGATCTCTTCAGAAAGGAACCTTTGATTCTAAATACGGTGAATATGAATGGGTCCATAAG CCCCGGGAAATGGATACAAGTAGaagaaaattccatttataa
- the RPF1 gene encoding ribosome production factor 1 isoform X1 has protein sequence MAKTGEKSGGSGKKGLKRKAAPEEPQEAAVVEDGTTESGVQPPKAAAFPPGFSISEIKNKQRRHLMFTRWKQQQRKEKLAAKKKLKKEREALGDKAPPKPIPKTIDNQRVFDETIVDPNDEEVAYDEATDEFASYFNRQTSPKILITTSDRPHGRTVRLCEQLSTVIPNSHVYYRRGLALKKIIPQCISRDFTDLIVINEDRKTPNGLILSHLPNGPTAHFKMSSVRLRKEIKRRGKDPTEHIPEIILNNFTTRLGHSVGRMFASLFPHNPQFIGRQVATFHNQRDYIFFRFHRYIFKSEKKVGIQELGPRFTLKLRSLQKGTFDSKYGEYEWVHKVCAYSLKSHLENLYYGKNKTTHFNLWVLIP, from the exons ATGGCGAAAACCGGGGAGAAGAGCGGCGGCAGCGGAAAGAAAGGCCTGAAACGCaaagccgctcctgaagaaccccAAGAGGCTGCAGTCGTTGAGGATGGGACGACGGAAAGCGGGGTCCAACCCCCGAAAGCGGCTGCCTTTCCCCCAGGCTTCAGCATTTCGGAGATTAAGAACAAACAGCGGCGACACTTAATGTTCACGCGGTGGAAACAGCAGCAGCGGAAG gAGAAGTTGGCAGCTAAGAAAAAActtaagaaagagagagaggctcTTGGTGATaag gcTCCACCAAAGCCTATACCCAAGACTATTGACAACCAGCGAGTGTTTGATGAAACCATAGTGGACCCTAATGACGAAGAG GTTGCTTACGATGAAGCTACAGATGAATTTGCTTCTTACTTCAACAGACAGACTTCTCCCAAGATTCTCATCACTACGTCAGATAGACCTCATGGG AGAACAGTACGACTCTGTGAACAGCTCTCCACAGTTATACCAAACTCACATGTTTATTACAGAAGAGGACTGGCtctgaaaaaaattattccaCAGTGCATCTCAAGAGATTTCACCGACCTGATCGTTATTAACGAAGATCGTAAAACGCcaa ATGGATTGATTCTGAGTCATTTGCCAAATGGCCCAACTGCTCATTTTAAGATGAGCAGTGTTCGTCTGCGTAAAGAAATTAAG AGAAGAGGCAAGGACCCCACAGAGCACATACCTGAAATAATTCTGAACAATTTTACAACACGGCTGGGTCATTCTGTTGGACGTATGTTTGCATCTCTCTTTCCCCATAATCCTCAATTTATTGGAAGGCAGGTCGCCACTTTCCACAATCAACGGGATTATATCTTCTTCagatttcacag aTACATATTCAAGAGTGAAAAGAAAGTGGGAATTCAGGAACTTGGACCACGTTTTACCTTAAAATTAAGATCTCTTCAGAAAGGAACCTTTGATTCTAAATACGGTGAATATGAATGGGTCCATAAGGTATGTGCTTACTCTTTGAAAAGCCATTTAGAGAATTTGTATTATGGAAAGAATAAAACTACACACTTTAATCTTTGGGTGTTGATACCTTAA